A genome region from Dolichospermum compactum NIES-806 includes the following:
- a CDS encoding DNA translocase FtsK, protein MHYLTESSEIYKQIFQLSLSKTLWIDTEIADWYTDKPKLALIQVLADYTDLTGEFAYIFDVLDKPDLAAYFINQIMVNSQIEKVFHNAGFDLKYLGKELAENVTCTFKIARKITKEVLQTTNLKLKTLAAELCHFSNVDAEEGKGDWGKRPLSQKQLNYAAMDTVYLAAVHRRLLEISNPDVMNQIFNMVNNKSENSSLTPTKVRLAFECPRLFYLNHNFNCKAIFSSKDTITGIGNIFHQLADNFINLLLIEPRFKTLLNPSATQLNVDELTSKIQQLFYQIKFFPYLQNAIAKDASKAPVLLQVWQGLQGLIKKFTELLIINRRYCSAETVIQNTFISEERSLEYYFDLPNGTKQLIRGEFDCLVFNFELKRLCMVEFKTYQPVDSAAQLAQVSLYSYMLSKRKKPPIDSAVYCVLPEFKEYKYSWEQLENTVHQLIPYKLLQMQQWLSWESPNPNPPPATTQPHLCEICPQQQKCQTFFGVESNHDQNSDTEPPRKKPEPSINADEIGASLVAILESFKVNVDYYGADVSPAFIRVKIKPHLGVKVPSILKLSTDLQVQLGLENPPLIAPQAGYVSVDLPRQDRQIAKFEDFIQKQFLPPTAPVKIAIGVGIDGKLLEADLSDPNTCHFLVGGTTGSGKSEFLRSLLLSLIYRHSPQHLKIALVDPKRVTFPEFEQMSSLYAPVVKDSDRAVELMQELVAEMESRYQKFEKAKCADLTTYNQRSSPALPRIVCIFDEYADFMAEKEIRTILEQSIKRLGAMARAAGIHLIISTQRPEASIVTPIIRSNLPGRVALRTSSQADSCIILGGKETTAAYLLGKGDLVYQGGSHGQRLQSLLAQTIKLP, encoded by the coding sequence ATGCACTACCTGACAGAATCTTCTGAAATTTACAAGCAAATTTTCCAACTGTCCCTATCTAAAACTCTATGGATAGATACGGAAATTGCTGATTGGTATACCGATAAACCAAAATTAGCACTAATTCAGGTATTGGCTGATTATACAGACTTAACTGGTGAATTTGCTTATATTTTTGATGTTTTAGATAAACCTGATTTGGCTGCATATTTCATTAACCAAATCATGGTTAATTCCCAAATTGAGAAAGTTTTTCATAATGCTGGTTTTGATTTAAAATATCTAGGAAAAGAACTAGCAGAAAATGTGACTTGTACCTTCAAAATAGCTAGAAAAATCACCAAAGAAGTTTTACAAACTACCAACTTAAAACTAAAAACTCTAGCTGCTGAACTCTGCCATTTTTCTAATGTAGACGCAGAAGAAGGAAAAGGTGATTGGGGAAAACGTCCCCTGAGTCAAAAACAGTTAAACTATGCAGCAATGGATACAGTTTATCTCGCTGCTGTTCATCGTCGCTTACTGGAAATATCCAATCCTGATGTTATGAATCAGATATTTAATATGGTAAATAATAAATCTGAAAACTCTTCTTTAACTCCTACTAAAGTTAGATTAGCTTTTGAGTGTCCGCGACTATTTTATCTAAATCATAATTTTAATTGTAAAGCAATATTCTCTTCTAAAGATACCATTACTGGTATTGGTAATATCTTTCACCAACTAGCGGATAATTTTATTAATTTACTGCTAATTGAACCCAGATTTAAAACTTTATTAAATCCATCTGCAACACAATTAAATGTAGATGAACTAACATCAAAAATTCAACAATTATTCTATCAAATTAAGTTCTTTCCCTATTTACAAAATGCAATTGCAAAAGACGCGAGTAAAGCACCTGTATTACTACAAGTTTGGCAAGGTTTACAAGGATTAATTAAAAAGTTTACTGAATTGTTGATCATCAATCGTCGTTATTGCAGTGCAGAAACGGTTATTCAGAATACTTTTATTTCTGAAGAACGCAGTTTAGAATATTACTTTGATTTACCTAATGGGACAAAACAATTAATTAGAGGTGAGTTTGATTGTCTGGTTTTTAATTTTGAACTTAAACGCCTTTGTATGGTAGAATTTAAAACCTATCAACCTGTAGATTCAGCAGCACAATTAGCGCAAGTTTCTCTCTATAGTTATATGTTATCGAAGCGGAAAAAACCACCTATTGATTCTGCTGTTTATTGTGTTTTACCAGAATTTAAAGAATACAAATATTCTTGGGAACAACTAGAAAATACGGTTCATCAATTAATTCCCTATAAATTATTACAAATGCAACAATGGTTGAGTTGGGAATCTCCCAATCCTAACCCACCACCTGCGACAACTCAACCTCATTTGTGTGAAATTTGCCCCCAACAACAAAAGTGTCAGACTTTTTTTGGTGTTGAATCTAATCATGATCAAAATTCAGATACAGAACCTCCTAGAAAAAAGCCCGAGCCATCTATTAATGCTGATGAAATTGGCGCATCTTTAGTGGCAATTCTAGAATCTTTTAAGGTTAATGTAGATTATTATGGTGCTGATGTAAGTCCGGCATTTATTCGGGTGAAAATTAAACCACATTTAGGTGTGAAAGTTCCTTCAATTTTGAAATTATCCACAGATTTACAAGTACAATTAGGGTTAGAAAATCCCCCTTTAATTGCTCCCCAAGCTGGTTATGTCAGTGTTGATTTACCGCGTCAAGATAGACAAATTGCCAAATTTGAAGATTTTATTCAAAAGCAATTTTTACCCCCAACAGCACCCGTAAAAATTGCTATTGGAGTGGGTATTGATGGGAAGTTGTTAGAGGCTGATTTATCAGATCCGAATACTTGTCATTTTTTGGTTGGGGGAACAACAGGCAGCGGAAAAAGTGAGTTTTTGAGATCCTTACTTCTCAGTTTAATCTATCGTCATTCTCCCCAACATCTTAAAATTGCCTTAGTTGACCCCAAGCGGGTAACATTTCCCGAATTTGAACAAATGTCGTCGTTATATGCACCAGTTGTCAAAGATAGCGATCGCGCCGTAGAATTAATGCAGGAACTAGTTGCAGAGATGGAATCTCGTTATCAGAAATTTGAAAAAGCTAAATGTGCAGATTTAACCACCTATAATCAACGTTCCTCCCCAGCTTTACCGCGTATTGTTTGTATATTTGATGAATATGCCGATTTTATGGCAGAAAAAGAAATTCGCACCATCTTAGAACAAAGTATCAAACGTTTAGGCGCAATGGCAAGAGCCGCCGGTATTCATCTAATTATTTCCACACAACGTCCAGAAGCCAGTATTGTCACCCCAATTATCCGTTCTAACCTACCTGGACGAGTCGCCCTGCGTACCTCCAGCCAAGCAGACTCATGTATTATTCTGGGTGGAAAAGAAACAACAGCAGCCTATTTATTAGGCAAAGGTGATTTAGTTTACCAAGGTGGTTCGCACGGACAACGTCTTCAAAGCTTATTAGCACAAACTATTAAACTACCTTAA
- a CDS encoding ParA family protein: MGYVIATANMKGGVGKTTITVNIATCLAKNHGKKVLVLDLDSQISATLSLMSPVDFAKRRKQRKTFRYLLDQIINPEPEAKFTIGDIIQPQICNLTGLNLLPGDIDLYDEFLVSEMLHNQSVALGEQDFETIWNRFERVLIRDILEPIRNEYDFILLDCAPGYNLLTRSALATSDFYILPARPEPLSVVGIQLLERRISQLKESHEHEAKIDIKMLGIVFSMSNANLLNGRYYKQVMHRVVEDFGVDKICQAQIPVDVNVAKAVDSFMPVSLLSPNTAGSKAFMQLTQELLQKL; the protein is encoded by the coding sequence ATGGGATATGTAATTGCAACCGCAAACATGAAAGGTGGAGTCGGTAAAACCACCATTACCGTGAATATAGCCACCTGTTTAGCCAAAAATCACGGAAAAAAGGTACTTGTTTTAGATTTAGATAGTCAAATCAGTGCCACACTGAGTTTAATGTCACCTGTTGATTTTGCCAAACGTCGCAAACAAAGAAAGACATTTAGATATTTACTAGATCAAATTATCAACCCTGAACCAGAGGCAAAATTTACAATTGGGGACATCATTCAACCTCAAATTTGTAACCTGACTGGATTAAACTTATTACCAGGAGACATAGATTTATATGATGAATTTTTGGTTTCAGAAATGCTGCATAATCAATCAGTAGCATTAGGAGAACAGGACTTTGAAACTATCTGGAATCGCTTTGAAAGGGTCTTAATTAGAGATATTTTAGAACCCATACGGAATGAATATGATTTTATTCTTTTAGATTGCGCTCCCGGTTATAATCTCTTGACTCGAAGTGCTTTAGCTACCAGTGATTTCTACATTCTTCCCGCTAGACCAGAACCCCTATCTGTAGTCGGAATTCAACTTTTAGAAAGACGCATTTCCCAATTAAAAGAAAGTCACGAACATGAAGCAAAAATAGATATTAAAATGTTGGGAATAGTCTTTAGTATGTCTAATGCCAATCTCCTGAATGGCAGATATTATAAACAGGTAATGCACCGAGTGGTTGAAGATTTTGGAGTAGATAAAATCTGTCAAGCTCAAATCCCCGTTGATGTTAATGTTGCCAAAGCTGTTGATAGTTTTATGCCTGTTTCTTTACTAAGTCCGAATACAGCAGGTTCTAAGGCATTTATGCAGTTAACTCAGGAATTATTGCAGAAATTGTGA
- the sodB gene encoding superoxide dismutase [Fe]: protein MAFTQPALPFASDALESYGMKAETFEYHYGKHHKAYVDNLNKLVDGTELAHKSLEEVIQIAFGDSTKAGIFNNAAQVWNHSFFWNCLKPAGGGAPTGALAAKIDQDFGSFDKFKEEFSNAAATQFGSGWAWLVDDGGTLKVMKTPNAENPLAHGKKALLTIDVWEHAYYIDFKNARPAFIKNFLDNLVNWEFVAGNFAA from the coding sequence ATGGCATTTACCCAACCAGCTTTACCTTTTGCTTCTGATGCTTTAGAATCCTATGGCATGAAGGCTGAAACCTTTGAATATCACTATGGTAAGCATCATAAAGCTTATGTAGATAATTTGAATAAGCTTGTTGATGGTACAGAATTAGCTCACAAGTCTTTGGAAGAAGTAATTCAAATCGCTTTTGGTGATTCTACCAAAGCTGGAATCTTCAACAACGCGGCTCAAGTTTGGAATCACTCTTTCTTCTGGAATTGCTTGAAACCAGCAGGTGGCGGCGCTCCTACAGGCGCATTAGCTGCTAAAATTGATCAGGATTTTGGTAGTTTCGACAAATTCAAAGAAGAATTTTCTAACGCTGCTGCAACTCAATTCGGTAGTGGTTGGGCTTGGTTGGTTGATGATGGTGGTACTCTGAAAGTAATGAAAACCCCCAACGCCGAAAACCCCCTCGCACATGGTAAAAAAGCACTGTTAACCATTGACGTTTGGGAACACGCATATTACATTGACTTCAAAAATGCCCGTCCTGCATTCATCAAGAATTTCTTAGATAATTTGGTGAACTGGGAATTTGTCGCTGGAAATTTCGCTGCTTAG
- a CDS encoding bifunctional pantoate--beta-alanine ligase/(d)CMP kinase, giving the protein MRVLTTVAALRCYLNRHRWQSHLRLPDDLGLDEQTSWYPTAVGLVPTMGGLHQGHLSLIKRARQENSTVIVSIFVNPLQFGPNEDYQRYPRTLAQDREFCEQAGVDVIFAPTPEEIGVPGKNIAETQVTQVIPPSDMISSLCGNFRSGHFQGVATIVTKLFNLVQPDRAYFGQKDGQQLAIVKRLVADLNLPVEIVACPTVREVSGLALSSRNQYLTATEKEQATVLFKGLRQAEAAFRAGVCDSGELIALARQEIAKVSNISLEYIELVEPNTLMFLEKVEDEGMLAIAARLGSTRLIDNTILRDGNDGLRQPIIAIDGPAGAGKSTVARQVAQELGLVYLDTGAMYRAIAWLVMEQGITIDDDCAVAELATRCKIELAPSQSLQTPVRVQINDIDVTQKIRTVEVTSLVSAIAAQSAVRQALVKQQQSWGQRGGLVAEGRDIGTHVFPDAEIKIFLTASVGERARRRQQDFQKTGSILSLEQLEQEIAERDFKDSTRKVSPLQKAADAIELQTDGLTASEVAAQIISHYNQRLSHS; this is encoded by the coding sequence GTGCGTGTGCTGACAACAGTTGCAGCTTTACGCTGCTATTTAAATCGTCATCGCTGGCAAAGCCATCTGAGGCTACCAGATGATCTAGGACTTGATGAACAAACCAGTTGGTATCCCACAGCAGTTGGTTTAGTGCCAACTATGGGGGGTTTACATCAGGGGCATTTAAGTTTGATTAAACGGGCTAGACAGGAAAATTCGACGGTAATTGTGAGTATTTTCGTCAATCCTCTGCAATTTGGACCCAATGAGGACTATCAACGCTATCCTCGCACTTTGGCACAAGACCGAGAATTTTGTGAACAGGCGGGAGTTGATGTGATTTTTGCCCCAACTCCGGAAGAAATTGGTGTACCGGGGAAGAATATAGCAGAAACTCAGGTGACGCAAGTGATCCCTCCATCTGATATGATATCTAGCTTGTGTGGTAATTTTCGGAGTGGTCATTTTCAAGGTGTGGCAACGATTGTTACCAAGCTTTTTAATTTGGTACAACCTGACCGAGCTTACTTTGGACAAAAGGATGGTCAACAACTGGCAATTGTTAAACGGTTAGTAGCTGATTTAAATTTGCCAGTAGAAATTGTTGCTTGTCCTACGGTGCGGGAAGTGTCCGGCTTGGCTTTAAGTTCTCGTAATCAATATTTGACGGCTACAGAAAAAGAGCAAGCAACTGTGTTATTTAAAGGTTTACGGCAAGCTGAAGCGGCGTTTCGGGCTGGCGTTTGTGACAGTGGTGAACTGATAGCATTGGCGCGGCAAGAAATCGCAAAAGTTAGCAATATCAGCTTGGAATATATTGAATTGGTTGAACCGAATACGTTGATGTTTTTAGAAAAAGTTGAGGATGAAGGAATGTTGGCGATCGCTGCTCGTCTTGGCTCTACAAGGTTAATTGATAATACGATTTTGCGCGATGGCAATGATGGATTACGCCAACCGATCATTGCTATTGATGGTCCGGCTGGTGCTGGTAAATCTACTGTGGCTCGTCAAGTAGCCCAGGAATTAGGTTTGGTGTACTTAGATACTGGTGCTATGTACCGGGCGATCGCTTGGCTAGTCATGGAACAGGGAATTACCATTGATGACGATTGTGCTGTGGCGGAATTAGCCACTCGCTGCAAAATTGAACTCGCTCCCAGTCAAAGTCTGCAAACTCCCGTGAGAGTCCAGATTAATGATATTGATGTCACTCAAAAAATTCGCACAGTTGAGGTAACATCTCTAGTATCGGCGATCGCTGCCCAAAGTGCAGTGCGTCAAGCCTTGGTCAAACAGCAGCAAAGTTGGGGACAACGCGGGGGGTTAGTAGCAGAAGGTCGAGACATAGGCACTCACGTCTTCCCAGATGCGGAAATCAAAATCTTCTTAACCGCTTCTGTCGGTGAAAGAGCGCGTCGTCGTCAGCAAGACTTTCAAAAAACAGGTTCAATCTTGAGTTTAGAACAACTAGAACAGGAGATTGCTGAACGCGACTTCAAAGATAGCACCCGGAAAGTCTCCCCCTTGCAAAAAGCGGCTGATGCCATTGAACTCCAAACCGACGGTTTAACTGCTTCTGAAGTAGCAGCACAAATCATTAGCCATTACAACCAGCGGCTATCCCATAGTTAG
- a CDS encoding septal ring lytic transglycosylase RlpA family protein yields the protein MNQRHLWTTVAVILAVLGLPSVGRTQTSEESSPTRQASSISDAVKVGEYQSPTENSTSDAVITRIHPHSIKGLQAATLYVRDIPVLTFLGSTPVTNNKTKVGVIGNNENINPDSLVATNTAKVASFSNAGNTINFNKQVSSIDNDPIQKASVIAARINELIQNNVDASKITVSWKTADNSVINNKANKKGFFRKQPSVDRYTITIDGQELVEVNEGTRLADTTENLAQDALQATNRLRRLIGNASPIQTIANLPASKSVSSASLPRKIAFGNVNLSFQGMASWYGYDGSGNKTASGERYNPEGLTAAHRSLPMGTKIRVTNTRNGRSVVVRINDRGPFIRGRIIDLSAGAARILGMISSGVAPVSLEVLGK from the coding sequence ATGAATCAAAGACATTTGTGGACTACAGTTGCCGTAATTCTGGCCGTTTTGGGTTTACCCTCAGTTGGTCGAACTCAAACCAGTGAGGAAAGTTCCCCAACTAGGCAAGCATCATCTATCAGTGATGCAGTCAAAGTGGGAGAATACCAATCCCCAACAGAAAACTCAACCTCAGATGCTGTGATTACTAGGATTCATCCTCACAGTATTAAAGGTTTACAAGCAGCTACTCTTTATGTTCGGGACATTCCTGTTCTGACTTTTTTGGGTTCTACCCCAGTTACTAACAACAAAACTAAGGTTGGAGTGATTGGCAATAATGAGAATATCAATCCTGACTCTCTTGTTGCTACCAATACAGCGAAAGTTGCCAGTTTTAGCAATGCTGGTAATACAATCAATTTTAACAAACAAGTTAGCTCTATTGACAATGATCCAATTCAGAAAGCTAGTGTGATTGCCGCTAGAATTAACGAACTGATCCAAAACAATGTAGATGCAAGCAAGATTACTGTCAGTTGGAAAACAGCGGATAATTCCGTAATTAACAATAAAGCCAATAAAAAAGGCTTCTTCCGTAAACAACCGTCAGTGGATCGCTACACCATTACCATTGACGGTCAAGAACTGGTAGAAGTCAATGAAGGTACTAGATTAGCAGATACCACAGAAAATCTTGCCCAAGATGCCTTACAAGCAACTAACAGACTGCGGAGACTAATCGGCAACGCATCTCCTATTCAGACAATTGCTAACTTACCCGCTAGTAAATCAGTTTCTAGTGCTAGTCTACCCCGGAAGATTGCCTTCGGTAATGTCAATCTCAGTTTCCAAGGGATGGCTTCTTGGTATGGATATGATGGTTCTGGTAATAAAACCGCTAGTGGTGAAAGATATAATCCCGAAGGATTAACTGCGGCTCATCGTAGCTTACCGATGGGAACAAAAATCCGTGTCACTAACACCCGTAATGGTCGTTCTGTGGTTGTCAGAATCAATGATCGAGGACCTTTCATCCGGGGTCGAATTATTGACCTTTCCGCTGGTGCTGCGCGGATATTGGGTATGATCAGCAGTGGTGTTGCTCCAGTTAGTCTTGAGGTTTTAGGAAAATAA
- the nagA gene encoding N-acetylglucosamine-6-phosphate deacetylase: protein MTNDKNTMLANVDIINVRIPGYQDLQRILVNQAGIIEEIMPMNTAWEKVVPQNLQILDVAGDWISLGGVDLQINGGLGLAFPELTAENSSMLPKISSFLWEAGVDGYLPTLVTTSIENIQRSLAILANYTPNSPTSAQILGVHLEGPFLNYYKRGAHPAEYLLPLTIDQVKRVLGDYAHIVKVITLAPELDTTGKVIPYLRSLGITVSLGHSQAIATEAQQAFTQGATMITHAFNAMPPLHHREPGLLGAAMNNPDVFCAFIADGQHVTPMILKILLRASERLFIVSDALAPLGLPDGIYPWDTRQIEVINGTARLQDGTLSGTTLPLLTGVQNLVKWGICDLETAISLATDAPRQAINLPKVAAQQPAHLLRWKWDEVGKELTWKRLTVPNSFTPDS from the coding sequence ATGACCAATGACAAAAATACCATGCTGGCAAATGTAGATATTATCAACGTAAGAATCCCCGGTTATCAAGATTTACAAAGAATCTTAGTTAACCAAGCAGGCATAATCGAGGAAATTATGCCCATGAACACAGCATGGGAAAAAGTTGTACCACAAAACTTACAAATTTTAGATGTAGCTGGAGACTGGATTTCTTTAGGTGGTGTGGATTTACAAATCAATGGTGGACTAGGATTAGCCTTCCCGGAATTAACAGCGGAAAATTCCTCCATGCTGCCAAAAATCTCTTCATTTCTGTGGGAAGCAGGAGTTGACGGTTATTTACCCACCCTAGTGACAACCTCCATCGAAAATATTCAGCGATCGCTCGCCATTCTCGCCAATTATACCCCCAATTCTCCAACCTCCGCCCAAATTCTCGGAGTCCATTTAGAAGGTCCATTTTTAAACTACTACAAACGCGGCGCACATCCAGCCGAATATCTTCTTCCCCTTACCATAGATCAAGTTAAACGGGTATTAGGAGATTATGCCCATATCGTCAAAGTTATCACCCTCGCACCAGAATTAGACACCACAGGTAAAGTCATTCCTTATTTGCGTTCCTTGGGAATCACCGTCAGCTTAGGACATTCACAAGCCATAGCCACAGAAGCCCAACAAGCCTTTACCCAAGGCGCAACCATGATCACTCATGCCTTCAACGCCATGCCACCCCTACACCACCGCGAACCGGGCTTATTAGGCGCAGCCATGAACAATCCTGATGTGTTTTGTGCTTTCATCGCTGATGGTCAGCACGTTACCCCAATGATCTTAAAAATTCTTCTGCGTGCCAGTGAAAGGTTATTTATTGTCAGTGATGCCCTTGCACCATTAGGATTACCTGACGGCATCTATCCTTGGGATACCCGACAAATAGAAGTTATCAACGGTACAGCCAGATTACAAGATGGCACTTTATCAGGAACAACCCTACCATTATTAACTGGAGTTCAAAATCTAGTAAAATGGGGAATTTGTGACTTAGAAACCGCCATTAGCCTCGCTACAGACGCACCCAGGCAAGCTATCAACTTACCGAAAGTTGCCGCCCAACAACCCGCCCACTTATTACGTTGGAAATGGGATGAGGTTGGTAAAGAACTGACATGGAAACGGTTAACTGTACCGAACAGTTTTACTCCTGACTCCTGA
- the purE gene encoding 5-(carboxyamino)imidazole ribonucleotide mutase, protein MSLEVGIIMGSDSDLPTMRDAIAICEEFGIVVEVAIVSAHRTPERMVEYAKTAHQRGIKVIIAGAGGAAHLPGMVASLTPLPVIGVPVATRNLQGVDSLYSIVQMPAGIPVATVAIGNSKNAGLLAVQILATHQPELLEKVQDYRQSLCNMVMEKQAKLDHLGYEKYLQQ, encoded by the coding sequence ATGAGTCTTGAAGTTGGTATTATCATGGGTAGTGATTCCGATTTGCCTACAATGAGGGATGCGATCGCTATTTGTGAAGAATTTGGTATTGTAGTTGAAGTTGCCATTGTCTCTGCCCATCGTACCCCAGAACGGATGGTTGAATATGCTAAAACTGCACATCAACGCGGTATCAAGGTAATTATCGCTGGTGCTGGTGGTGCGGCACATCTCCCTGGTATGGTAGCATCTTTAACTCCTTTACCTGTGATTGGTGTTCCCGTCGCTACTCGGAATTTACAAGGTGTGGATTCTTTATATTCTATAGTGCAAATGCCAGCAGGAATACCTGTTGCTACCGTCGCTATTGGGAATTCTAAAAATGCTGGACTTTTAGCGGTACAAATTCTTGCTACTCACCAACCAGAATTACTCGAAAAAGTGCAAGATTATCGGCAAAGTCTTTGTAATATGGTCATGGAAAAGCAAGCGAAACTAGACCATCTGGGATATGAAAAATATTTACAACAATAG
- the fni gene encoding type 2 isopentenyl-diphosphate Delta-isomerase codes for MNPPINTSAQTQNRKADHIRICLEDNVQSPTITTGLEKYRFTHACLPEIDGKDIDVSTTFLGKHLHAPLLISSMTGGTEQAGIINRRLAEVAQAYKLAMGVGSVRVAVEKPQVGNTFAVRKYAPDILLFANLGAVQLNYEYGIDECLRIIDLVEADALILHINPLQEFIQPRGDTNFHGLLDKISNLCNNLPVPVIAKEVGNGISATMAEKLIAVGVQAIDVAGAGGTSWAMVESERAETALQRRLGQTFGDWGIPAADCIASIREHDPDVPLIASGGLRNGLDVAKAIALGADIAGLAMPFLKAAAVSEAAVVELTEVLIAEITTVLFCTANSSLYKLKQSQSLQRIQ; via the coding sequence GTGAACCCTCCCATCAACACCTCAGCCCAAACCCAAAATCGCAAAGCAGATCATATCCGCATCTGTTTAGAAGATAATGTCCAATCTCCAACAATTACCACTGGGTTAGAAAAATATCGCTTTACTCATGCTTGTTTACCGGAAATTGATGGTAAAGATATTGATGTGAGTACGACATTTTTAGGAAAACATCTCCATGCACCTTTGTTAATTTCCTCCATGACAGGAGGTACAGAACAAGCGGGAATTATTAACCGTCGTTTGGCTGAAGTTGCCCAAGCATACAAATTAGCAATGGGTGTAGGATCTGTAAGAGTAGCAGTGGAAAAACCTCAAGTTGGCAATACTTTTGCTGTTCGTAAATATGCGCCAGATATTCTCCTCTTTGCTAATTTAGGCGCGGTACAGCTTAATTATGAATATGGCATTGATGAATGTTTGCGAATTATTGATCTGGTCGAAGCTGATGCTTTGATTTTACATATTAACCCTTTGCAGGAATTCATTCAACCCAGGGGTGATACTAATTTTCATGGATTACTTGACAAAATATCTAACTTGTGTAACAACTTACCAGTTCCCGTAATTGCCAAAGAGGTGGGTAATGGAATTTCCGCAACTATGGCAGAAAAACTGATAGCTGTGGGAGTGCAAGCGATTGATGTGGCTGGCGCTGGTGGTACATCTTGGGCAATGGTTGAAAGTGAACGGGCAGAAACAGCCTTACAGCGGCGGTTGGGGCAAACATTTGGGGACTGGGGGATACCCGCAGCCGATTGTATTGCCAGTATTCGGGAGCATGATCCCGATGTTCCCTTAATTGCTTCTGGGGGCTTACGCAATGGTTTAGATGTGGCTAAAGCGATCGCACTTGGGGCTGATATTGCTGGTTTGGCAATGCCCTTTCTCAAAGCAGCGGCAGTATCGGAAGCGGCTGTAGTAGAATTGACAGAGGTTTTAATTGCCGAAATCACCACTGTATTATTTTGCACTGCTAATAGCAGCCTGTATAAATTAAAGCAGTCTCAGAGTTTACAGCGTATACAATAG